A region from the Hypericibacter adhaerens genome encodes:
- the ypfJ gene encoding KPN_02809 family neutral zinc metallopeptidase, translating into MRWREGRRSDNIEDRRGMGSGSGGGFGGGFPGGGFPTGGGGGFRKAGLGGFGLIVVVVLALLFGVDPSQLLQQALGPMDSGNVDSSSYSPSSSSSSSTADDAELRDFVSVVLADTEDTWTEQFRQMNRTYEDPKLVLFSGGVQSACGFAETATGPFYCPGDHKVYLDLDFFRELSQRFQAPGDFAEAYVIAHEVGHHVQTLLGIMDKVDSLRSRLSEADANHLSVMVELQADCFAGVWAYHADKERQILETGDVDEGLAAAAAVGDDRLQRQAQGYVVPESFTHGTSAQRTRWFKQGLQSGRISDCDTFNAQQL; encoded by the coding sequence ATGCGGTGGCGAGAAGGTCGGCGCAGCGACAATATCGAGGACCGGCGGGGCATGGGCTCCGGCTCGGGCGGCGGTTTCGGCGGGGGATTCCCCGGCGGCGGCTTTCCCACGGGCGGCGGTGGCGGGTTCCGCAAGGCCGGCCTGGGCGGCTTCGGCCTCATCGTCGTGGTCGTGCTGGCTTTGCTGTTCGGCGTCGATCCTTCGCAGCTCCTGCAGCAGGCGCTGGGGCCGATGGATTCGGGCAACGTCGATTCCAGCAGCTACTCGCCGAGCTCCAGCTCCAGTTCGTCGACGGCGGACGATGCCGAGCTGCGGGATTTCGTCTCGGTCGTGCTGGCCGATACCGAAGATACCTGGACCGAGCAGTTCCGGCAGATGAACCGCACCTACGAGGATCCGAAGCTCGTATTATTCAGCGGCGGGGTGCAGTCGGCCTGCGGCTTCGCCGAGACGGCGACCGGGCCGTTCTACTGCCCCGGCGATCACAAGGTCTATCTCGACCTCGATTTCTTCCGCGAGCTCAGCCAGCGCTTCCAGGCGCCCGGCGATTTCGCCGAGGCCTACGTGATCGCGCATGAGGTCGGCCATCATGTGCAGACCCTGCTCGGCATCATGGACAAGGTCGATTCCCTCCGCAGCCGGCTGAGCGAAGCCGATGCGAACCACCTCTCGGTCATGGTCGAGCTTCAGGCCGACTGCTTCGCGGGCGTCTGGGCCTATCACGCGGACAAGGAGCGGCAGATCCTCGAGACGGGCGACGTGGACGAGGGGCTTGCCGCCGCCGCGGCCGTCGGCGACGACCGGCTGCAGCGCCAGGCGCAGGGCTATGTCGTGCCCGAGAGCTTCACCCACGGCACCTCGGCCCAGCGCACGCGCTGGTTCAAGCAGGGCCTGCAGTCCGGCCGGATCAGCGACTGCGACACCTTCAACGCGCAGCAGCTTTGA
- a CDS encoding acyl-CoA dehydrogenase family protein → MSYPLPSGARAWQERTRRFVTEELIPYEVEAEMNHGELPPEIRKRHRDKAREIGLYALAIPKSLGGQELTMLEQTVIQEEIGKVTNALGWCYSSTPPWMVAACSPFQMERWVKPNIRGERHECYAITEADAGSDVDGIKATARREGDQYVLNGEKWHVTSANHADHFIFQAKLVGGPHEGAHCLFFIDMDAPGIELVRTPAYSHNYAAHHPIYRFKDVRVPVSHRIGEEGDGMGFTYDWFRYERIGIAARCCGAAARLIDEATAFAKERQAFGQAIAGYQAVQFMLADSVTELWAARLITYRTAEEIDAGADVKVSHAQCAVAKLYASEMANRVADRAVQIFGGRGYMRENVAERFFRELRVDRIWEGTSEIQRLIIANGLYKRGQSALIE, encoded by the coding sequence ATGTCCTACCCGCTGCCGTCGGGCGCCCGCGCCTGGCAGGAAAGAACGCGCCGTTTCGTCACCGAGGAGCTCATCCCGTACGAGGTCGAGGCGGAGATGAACCATGGCGAGCTGCCGCCCGAGATCCGCAAGCGCCACCGGGACAAGGCGCGGGAGATCGGGCTGTATGCGCTGGCGATCCCGAAATCGCTGGGCGGCCAGGAACTGACCATGCTCGAGCAGACCGTGATCCAGGAGGAGATCGGCAAGGTCACCAACGCGCTCGGCTGGTGCTACAGCTCGACGCCGCCTTGGATGGTCGCCGCCTGCTCGCCCTTCCAGATGGAACGATGGGTGAAGCCGAATATCCGCGGCGAACGGCACGAGTGCTACGCCATCACCGAGGCCGATGCCGGCTCGGATGTCGACGGCATCAAGGCGACGGCGCGGCGCGAGGGCGACCAGTACGTCCTCAATGGCGAAAAATGGCATGTCACCTCCGCCAACCATGCCGACCATTTCATCTTCCAGGCGAAGCTGGTGGGCGGCCCGCACGAAGGGGCGCACTGCCTCTTCTTCATCGACATGGACGCGCCGGGCATCGAGCTCGTGCGCACGCCGGCCTACAGCCACAACTACGCCGCCCATCATCCGATCTATCGCTTCAAGGATGTGCGGGTGCCGGTCAGCCATCGCATCGGCGAGGAAGGCGACGGCATGGGCTTCACCTATGACTGGTTCCGCTATGAGCGCATCGGCATCGCCGCGCGCTGCTGCGGGGCGGCGGCGCGGCTGATCGACGAAGCCACGGCCTTCGCCAAGGAACGCCAGGCCTTCGGCCAGGCGATCGCCGGCTACCAGGCGGTCCAGTTCATGCTGGCCGACAGCGTGACCGAGCTCTGGGCCGCGCGCCTCATCACCTACCGCACCGCGGAGGAGATCGATGCCGGGGCCGATGTGAAGGTCAGCCATGCCCAGTGCGCGGTGGCGAAGCTCTACGCCTCGGAGATGGCCAACCGGGTCGCCGACCGGGCGGTCCAGATCTTCGGCGGCCGCGGTTATATGCGCGAGAACGTGGCGGAACGCTTCTTCCGCGAGCTGCGCGTGGACCGGATATGGGAAGGCACCTCCGAGATCCAGCGCCTCATCATCGCCAACGGCCTCTATAAGCGCGGCCAATCGGCTTTGATCGAGTAA
- a CDS encoding aromatic ring-hydroxylating oxygenase subunit alpha has protein sequence MTELVVTQDRPTLARAARLSKPSTPPETLPAWTYNNAEFFALERDHLLLNQWQLVCHQSEIRDAGSYATFDFLGERALVVRGEDGAIRAFHNVCRHRAAAVARGDFGRCEGGALRCFYHGWTYGLDGRLKAVPGEKQFPGLDKETHGLTPLPFEIWQGFVFVKFREGGPSIAERLAPYAAELAQYRIAEMEPRDKPYFLEVPVDWKNMMDNFLEGYHVPVGHPGLYRLFGNSYDLDVRPGDVSRAVAQLRDRPSPNWSERHYQSLLPDLDYLTPERQRAWTFYAMLPNLGFDIYPDQIDYFHAVPLGPGRCALRARSYKVAGLPADLERRLKACRYLSWRVNWPVFYEDNALIESVQRGLGSSSYEVGVLSEKEICVRQLHDQIRRHFPVAKLRRAPAPGTIAATNNAMLAASPAS, from the coding sequence ATGACCGAGCTTGTCGTCACCCAGGATCGGCCCACCCTCGCCCGCGCCGCCCGTCTCTCGAAGCCGTCCACGCCGCCGGAAACCTTGCCCGCCTGGACCTACAACAATGCGGAGTTCTTCGCGCTCGAGCGCGATCACCTGCTGCTGAACCAGTGGCAACTGGTCTGCCATCAGAGCGAGATCCGCGACGCCGGCAGCTACGCCACCTTCGATTTCCTGGGCGAGCGCGCGCTGGTGGTCCGGGGCGAGGATGGCGCGATCCGGGCCTTCCACAATGTCTGCCGGCATCGCGCCGCGGCGGTCGCGCGCGGCGATTTCGGTCGCTGCGAGGGCGGCGCGCTGCGCTGCTTCTATCACGGCTGGACCTACGGTCTCGATGGCAGGCTCAAGGCCGTACCGGGCGAGAAGCAGTTTCCGGGCCTCGACAAGGAAACGCATGGCCTCACGCCCCTGCCCTTCGAGATCTGGCAGGGCTTCGTGTTCGTGAAGTTCCGCGAGGGCGGCCCCAGCATCGCCGAGCGGCTCGCCCCCTATGCGGCCGAGCTTGCCCAATACCGGATCGCGGAGATGGAGCCGCGCGACAAGCCCTACTTCCTCGAGGTGCCGGTCGACTGGAAGAACATGATGGACAACTTCCTCGAGGGCTATCATGTCCCGGTCGGCCATCCCGGGCTCTATCGCCTGTTCGGCAACAGCTACGATCTCGATGTGCGCCCCGGCGACGTCTCGCGCGCCGTGGCGCAGCTCCGCGACCGTCCCTCCCCCAACTGGAGCGAGCGGCATTATCAGAGCCTCCTGCCGGACCTCGATTACCTGACGCCGGAGCGCCAGCGCGCCTGGACCTTCTATGCCATGCTCCCGAATCTGGGCTTCGACATCTACCCGGACCAGATCGACTATTTCCATGCCGTGCCGCTGGGACCGGGCCGCTGCGCGCTGCGCGCACGGTCCTACAAGGTCGCGGGGCTGCCGGCCGATCTCGAGCGGCGGCTCAAGGCCTGCCGTTACCTGAGCTGGCGCGTCAACTGGCCGGTATTCTACGAGGACAATGCCCTGATCGAATCCGTCCAGCGCGGCCTCGGAAGCAGCAGCTACGAGGTGGGCGTGCTCTCCGAGAAGGAGATCTGCGTGCGCCAGCTCCATGACCAGATCCGGCGCCACTTTCCCGTCGCCAAGCTGCGCCGCGCGCCCGCGCCGGGCACGATTGCGGCGACCAACAATGCTATGCTGGCGGCATCGCCGGCTTCCTAG
- a CDS encoding oxidoreductase, whose translation MARDPRYDILFEPIKIGPVTAKNRFYQVPHCNGMGHPNPRAVAGMRGMKAEGGWAVICTEECEIHPTGDVSPYKEARLWDDHDIPGLAMMCDAVHEHGALAGCELVHNGPSCPNHYSRELPIGPSHQPVNSYDPMQARAMDREDIRNYRRWHRDAAIRAKRAGFDVIYVYAGHDLSLPMHFLQRRRNNRTDEYGGSLENRVRLFRELIEETKDAIGDRCAVVVRYATDELIGPEGLTLEESQDIVGMLAELPDLWDVNVSAWQNDSTTSRFKPEGNQEPFIAFVKKVTSKPVVGVGRFTSPDTMVSQIKRGVLDMIGAARPSIADPFLPKKIEEGRPDDIRECIGCNICVSGDFTMSHFRCTQNPTMGEEWRKGWHPEIVPVRKSEDEILVVGAGPAGLECARTLGQRGYRVHLAEASAELGGRVAKETKLPGLSEWGRVRDYRAYQLGKLLNVEIYRGSRLDAAHVLEMGASRVVIATGADWRRDGIGRMHGFAVPGFETANVFTPDDVMAGKMIAGPVIVYDDDHYYMGGVIAEKLRRDGLEVAIVTPADLVSSWTQKTLEASHIQRRLLELGIELVVKQDVTAFKGDHVELACVYTGRRTQRACASLVTVTARLPRLDLYDKLMAQPGALIEAGIKSVTAIGDARSPGTIAAAVYQGHRYARELDEPPTGEVAFKREMPGLAV comes from the coding sequence ATGGCGCGCGATCCGCGTTACGACATCCTGTTCGAGCCGATCAAGATCGGCCCCGTCACGGCCAAGAATCGTTTCTACCAGGTGCCGCATTGCAACGGCATGGGCCATCCGAACCCGCGCGCGGTCGCCGGCATGCGGGGCATGAAGGCCGAGGGCGGCTGGGCCGTCATCTGCACCGAGGAATGCGAGATCCATCCGACCGGCGACGTGTCGCCCTACAAGGAGGCGCGGCTCTGGGACGATCACGATATCCCGGGGCTGGCGATGATGTGCGACGCGGTCCACGAGCATGGCGCGCTCGCGGGCTGCGAGCTGGTCCATAACGGCCCGTCCTGCCCCAACCATTACAGCCGCGAGCTCCCGATCGGACCCTCGCACCAGCCCGTCAACAGCTACGATCCGATGCAGGCCCGCGCCATGGATCGCGAGGATATCCGCAACTACCGGCGCTGGCATCGCGACGCGGCGATCCGGGCGAAGCGCGCCGGCTTCGACGTGATCTATGTCTATGCCGGCCACGACCTCTCCCTGCCGATGCATTTCCTGCAGCGCCGCCGCAACAACCGGACCGACGAATATGGCGGCAGCCTCGAGAACCGGGTGCGGCTGTTCCGCGAGCTGATCGAGGAGACCAAGGATGCCATCGGCGACCGCTGCGCCGTGGTGGTGCGCTATGCGACCGACGAGCTGATCGGCCCCGAGGGCCTGACCCTCGAGGAATCCCAGGACATCGTCGGCATGCTGGCCGAGCTGCCCGATCTCTGGGACGTGAATGTCAGCGCCTGGCAGAACGATTCCACCACCTCGCGCTTCAAGCCGGAGGGCAACCAGGAACCCTTCATCGCCTTCGTGAAGAAGGTGACGAGCAAGCCCGTGGTCGGCGTCGGGCGCTTCACCTCGCCCGACACGATGGTGTCGCAGATCAAGCGCGGCGTGCTCGACATGATCGGCGCCGCGCGCCCCTCGATCGCCGATCCCTTCCTGCCCAAGAAGATCGAGGAAGGCCGCCCCGACGACATCCGCGAATGCATCGGCTGCAACATCTGCGTCTCGGGCGACTTCACCATGAGCCATTTCCGCTGCACCCAGAATCCGACCATGGGCGAGGAATGGCGCAAGGGCTGGCATCCGGAGATCGTGCCGGTCCGCAAGTCGGAGGACGAGATCCTCGTGGTCGGCGCCGGGCCGGCCGGTCTCGAATGCGCCCGCACGCTGGGCCAGCGCGGCTACCGGGTGCATCTGGCGGAGGCCTCGGCGGAGCTGGGCGGGCGCGTCGCGAAGGAGACGAAGCTGCCGGGCCTCTCGGAATGGGGCCGCGTGCGCGACTATCGAGCCTACCAGCTCGGCAAGCTGCTCAATGTCGAGATCTATCGCGGCAGCCGGCTCGACGCCGCCCATGTGCTGGAGATGGGGGCGAGCCGCGTCGTCATCGCCACCGGTGCCGACTGGCGGCGCGACGGGATCGGGCGCATGCACGGTTTCGCCGTGCCGGGATTCGAGACGGCGAACGTCTTCACGCCCGACGACGTCATGGCCGGCAAGATGATCGCCGGCCCGGTCATCGTTTATGACGACGACCATTACTATATGGGCGGCGTCATCGCGGAGAAGCTGCGGCGCGACGGTCTCGAGGTCGCGATCGTGACGCCGGCCGACCTGGTGTCGAGTTGGACCCAGAAAACCCTGGAGGCCTCGCATATCCAGCGCCGTCTGCTGGAGCTCGGGATCGAGCTCGTGGTGAAGCAGGATGTCACCGCCTTCAAGGGCGACCATGTGGAACTGGCCTGCGTCTATACCGGCCGGCGGACGCAGCGCGCCTGCGCCAGCCTGGTCACCGTCACCGCCCGGCTGCCGCGGCTCGATCTCTATGACAAGCTGATGGCGCAACCGGGCGCGCTGATCGAAGCCGGCATCAAGTCGGTGACGGCGATCGGCGACGCCCGCTCGCCCGGCACCATCGCGGCCGCGGTCTATCAAGGGCATCGCTACGCCCGTGAGCTGGACGAGCCGCCGACAGGCGAGGTGGCTTTCAAGCGCGAGATGCCGGGCTTGGCCGTCTAG
- a CDS encoding NAD(P)/FAD-dependent oxidoreductase produces the protein MAQHIASYYARTAAPGTDYPALSGKIETDICIVGGGLAGLSAGLSLAERSRSVVVLEANKVGWGASGRNGGFVGPGFSGGAERVLKTSGPKDGRALWDLTREAVKLVRSRIDRYGIPAQPVDSGFIAAWWRDDPAEAKQEQDFMAEHFGVEMEWWPKEKLRERLITDRYHGGLYRKEGFHFHPLNYARGVAKAIADKGGRIFEQSRVTGLELSGAAKRVRTAEGEVVARVVLVCCGGYIRDLEPRLSRALKPVATYVMVTEPLGERLKTAINSNCAIHDSRFDFDYYRPLPDTRILWGGGVTMFGEDPPRLARWLRKRMLAVYPQLANVEVELAWGGLMGYPAHKMPQLGEIEPNVWYCMGYGGHGMGTTTMTGELVASAITEGDKRWQLLRPYGLQWTGGFPGTVYGQLVYWQAQLRDWIHG, from the coding sequence ATGGCCCAGCACATCGCCAGCTATTACGCCCGGACGGCAGCGCCGGGCACCGACTATCCGGCCCTCTCCGGCAAGATCGAAACCGATATCTGCATCGTCGGCGGCGGCCTCGCGGGCCTGTCCGCCGGCCTCAGCCTCGCCGAACGCAGCCGCTCGGTCGTGGTTCTCGAAGCCAACAAGGTCGGCTGGGGCGCCTCGGGCCGCAATGGCGGGTTCGTCGGCCCCGGCTTCTCCGGCGGCGCCGAGCGGGTGCTCAAGACCAGCGGCCCCAAGGATGGGCGGGCCCTCTGGGACCTGACGCGCGAGGCCGTGAAGCTCGTGCGCAGCCGCATCGACCGCTACGGCATTCCGGCCCAGCCCGTGGATTCCGGCTTCATCGCCGCCTGGTGGCGCGACGATCCGGCGGAAGCGAAGCAGGAACAGGACTTCATGGCCGAGCATTTCGGCGTCGAGATGGAATGGTGGCCGAAGGAGAAGCTGCGCGAGCGGCTGATCACCGACCGCTATCACGGCGGGCTCTATCGCAAGGAGGGTTTCCATTTCCATCCGCTGAACTATGCGCGCGGCGTGGCCAAGGCGATCGCCGACAAGGGCGGCAGGATCTTCGAGCAATCGCGCGTGACCGGCCTCGAGCTTTCGGGCGCCGCCAAGCGGGTGAGGACGGCGGAGGGCGAGGTCGTCGCCCGGGTCGTGCTCGTCTGCTGCGGCGGCTATATCCGCGATCTCGAGCCGCGCCTGTCCCGCGCCCTCAAGCCGGTCGCGACCTATGTGATGGTGACGGAGCCGCTGGGCGAACGGCTCAAGACCGCCATCAATTCCAACTGCGCGATCCATGATTCGCGCTTCGACTTCGACTATTACCGGCCGCTGCCGGACACGCGGATATTATGGGGCGGCGGCGTCACCATGTTCGGCGAGGACCCGCCGCGGCTCGCCCGCTGGCTGCGCAAGCGCATGCTCGCGGTCTATCCGCAGCTCGCCAACGTCGAGGTCGAGCTCGCCTGGGGCGGCCTCATGGGCTATCCCGCCCACAAGATGCCCCAGCTCGGCGAGATCGAGCCGAACGTCTGGTACTGCATGGGCTATGGCGGCCATGGGATGGGCACGACGACCATGACCGGCGAGCTGGTGGCGAGCGCCATCACCGAAGGCGACAAGCGCTGGCAGCTCCTGCGGCCCTACGGCCTGCAATGGACCGGCGGCTTCCCCGGCACGGTCTACGGCCAGCTCGTGTACTGGCAGGCGCAGTTGAGGGATTGGATTCACGGCTGA
- a CDS encoding MFS transporter yields the protein MFKAVRPVTQVLLAVAFMEGGLGILSPLISLDLAQKNVSTGLIGLVTSGYFTGFLLGTLSCHWVIDRVGHIRAFAVFAAVAGNATLGHIIFGDPYAWIALRVLMGYAFAGQFVVIESWLNDKATDDNRGRVFSYYMATSWAASGISPLALNFHDAIGSVILFCLVAILLGTALIPMALTRVGNPEIGDREHFGIRKLLGISPTGVVICFGSGLLNSAYYGLLPAYAERVGLTTGELAILFSASTIAGLVIQFPIGFLSDHFGRRPLMLISLITAAALAGVVASLDTPAFITLLIVLFLLDGATAPLYALGVGQTNDYVQKQDFVAASAGLLFAWGLGSAIGPTVAGVVMGWFGPNGLFWFLVVGLALIAAFVLIRILVRRALSAREQSNYVAVPMTAGTYGAPELDPRAAPQHHPQKMPDQ from the coding sequence ATGTTCAAAGCCGTTCGGCCTGTCACGCAGGTGCTGCTCGCCGTCGCCTTCATGGAGGGCGGCCTCGGCATCCTTTCGCCCCTGATCAGCCTCGACCTCGCCCAGAAGAACGTCTCCACCGGCCTGATCGGCCTCGTGACCTCGGGCTATTTCACCGGTTTCCTGCTGGGCACGCTGAGCTGCCATTGGGTCATCGACCGGGTCGGCCATATCCGAGCCTTCGCCGTCTTCGCGGCGGTCGCCGGCAATGCCACGCTCGGCCATATCATCTTCGGCGATCCCTATGCCTGGATCGCCCTGCGCGTCCTCATGGGCTACGCCTTCGCCGGCCAGTTCGTGGTGATCGAGAGCTGGCTCAACGACAAGGCCACGGACGACAATCGCGGCCGCGTCTTCTCCTACTACATGGCGACCTCCTGGGCCGCGAGCGGCATCAGCCCGCTGGCCCTCAATTTCCACGACGCGATCGGCTCGGTCATCCTGTTCTGCCTGGTCGCGATCCTGCTCGGCACCGCGCTGATCCCGATGGCGCTGACGCGCGTCGGCAATCCCGAGATCGGCGATCGCGAGCATTTCGGCATCCGCAAGCTCCTGGGCATCTCGCCCACGGGCGTCGTGATCTGCTTCGGCTCGGGCCTGCTCAACTCCGCCTATTACGGCCTGCTGCCCGCCTATGCGGAGCGCGTGGGCCTGACGACCGGCGAGCTCGCCATCCTCTTCAGCGCCTCCACCATCGCGGGCCTGGTCATCCAGTTCCCGATCGGCTTCCTCTCGGACCATTTCGGCCGCCGTCCCCTGATGCTGATCTCGCTGATCACGGCCGCCGCCCTGGCCGGGGTGGTGGCCTCGCTCGACACGCCGGCCTTCATCACCTTGCTGATCGTCCTGTTCCTGCTCGATGGCGCCACGGCGCCGCTCTACGCGCTGGGCGTCGGCCAGACCAACGACTATGTGCAGAAGCAGGATTTCGTGGCGGCCAGCGCCGGGTTGCTGTTCGCCTGGGGGCTGGGCTCCGCCATCGGCCCGACCGTGGCGGGCGTGGTGATGGGCTGGTTCGGCCCCAACGGGCTGTTCTGGTTCCTGGTCGTGGGGCTCGCGCTCATTGCCGCCTTCGTCCTGATCCGTATCCTCGTGCGCCGCGCGCTTTCCGCCCGCGAGCAGAGCAACTATGTCGCGGTCCCCATGACCGCCGGCACCTACGGCGCGCCCGAATTGGATCCGCGCGCCGCCCCGCAACATCATCCACAGAAGATGCCCGACCAATAA
- a CDS encoding dipeptide ABC transporter ATP-binding protein — MTEPRPPVLELQNASISYFTRAGEINVVPDISFRLEQGEALGLVGESGCGKSTVAFAIMRYLGGAGRLKSGKILFEGRDMGRMSEAELRSIRGSKMAMVYQDPMSSLNPVMPVGRQLMEVPIIHQNAGEAEARARALAMLAEVNLPDPRSVFARYPHQLSGGQQQRVVIAMALMSEPSLLVMDEPTTGLDVTVEAAVLDLVARLRAKHNSAIVFISHNLGTVVRVCDRIGVMYAGELAEEGPIGAVFRNPRHPYTRGLLDCIPVLGSDKRSSPLLPIPGQVPPALNRPAGCVFAPRCKHAEPDRCTTARIPTLAVAVADEAGHRVQCLREAELPPYRRPTTQGAAAAAAKAPAEMLAIEGLRKTYHQSGGLFGKTGGYDVKALNDVSVAAPKGTTLAIVGESGCGKSTLAKVLTGLEQATGGQVRVAGVELADMAVERRPIEVKRSLQMVFQNPDSTLNPSHSIGYAIERSLRRLKRLAGGEARGEARRLMETVKLPADFVQRKPRQLSGGQKQRVAIARALAGDPDLMVADEPVSALDVSVQAAIVNLLIEIQKSREATLVFISHDLSVVRYLADRVAVMYLGKIVEFGSVEDVFAPPYHPYTEALLSAVPVPDPDIKQTRVILEGSIPSPTDLPAGCPFATRCPRKVGAICDTTPPPEQKTASGHRIACHIPLDDLTKVAPVVRRVAE, encoded by the coding sequence ATGACCGAACCGCGCCCGCCGGTCCTGGAGCTGCAGAACGCGTCGATCTCCTATTTCACGCGCGCGGGCGAGATCAATGTCGTGCCCGATATCAGCTTCAGGCTGGAGCAGGGCGAGGCGCTGGGGCTGGTCGGCGAATCCGGCTGCGGCAAATCCACCGTCGCCTTCGCCATCATGCGCTATCTGGGCGGGGCCGGGCGGCTCAAGAGCGGCAAGATCCTGTTCGAGGGCCGCGACATGGGCCGCATGAGCGAGGCGGAGCTGCGCTCGATCCGCGGCAGCAAGATGGCCATGGTCTACCAGGATCCGATGAGCAGCCTCAATCCGGTGATGCCGGTAGGGCGCCAGCTCATGGAGGTGCCGATCATCCACCAGAACGCCGGCGAAGCCGAAGCCAGGGCCCGGGCGCTGGCGATGCTGGCCGAGGTCAACCTGCCGGATCCGCGATCCGTCTTCGCCCGCTATCCGCACCAGCTCTCGGGCGGGCAGCAACAGCGCGTGGTGATCGCCATGGCGCTGATGTCCGAACCCTCGCTCCTGGTCATGGACGAGCCCACGACCGGGCTCGATGTGACGGTCGAGGCGGCGGTGCTCGATCTGGTGGCGCGGCTGCGCGCCAAGCACAATTCAGCCATCGTCTTCATCAGCCACAATCTCGGCACCGTGGTGCGGGTCTGCGACCGCATCGGCGTCATGTATGCCGGCGAGCTGGCCGAGGAAGGACCGATCGGCGCGGTGTTCCGCAATCCGCGCCATCCCTACACGAGGGGGCTGCTGGACTGCATCCCGGTCCTCGGGTCCGACAAGCGCTCCTCGCCGCTGCTGCCGATCCCGGGGCAGGTGCCGCCGGCGCTCAATCGGCCGGCGGGCTGCGTCTTCGCGCCCCGCTGCAAGCATGCCGAGCCGGACCGCTGCACCACGGCCCGGATTCCGACCCTCGCCGTCGCCGTCGCCGACGAGGCCGGGCACCGGGTCCAATGCCTGCGCGAGGCGGAGCTGCCGCCCTATCGGCGCCCGACGACGCAAGGCGCTGCGGCCGCGGCTGCGAAGGCGCCCGCCGAGATGCTGGCGATCGAAGGACTGCGCAAGACCTATCACCAGTCGGGCGGCCTGTTCGGCAAGACCGGCGGCTACGACGTCAAGGCGCTGAACGACGTGTCGGTCGCGGCGCCCAAAGGCACCACGCTCGCGATCGTCGGCGAATCCGGCTGCGGCAAATCCACCCTCGCCAAGGTGCTGACCGGCCTGGAACAGGCCACGGGCGGGCAGGTCCGCGTCGCCGGCGTCGAGCTGGCCGACATGGCGGTGGAGCGCCGCCCGATCGAGGTCAAGCGCTCCCTGCAGATGGTGTTCCAGAACCCGGACAGCACGCTCAATCCCAGCCATTCCATCGGCTATGCGATCGAGCGCTCGCTGCGCCGGCTGAAGCGGCTCGCGGGCGGCGAGGCGAGGGGCGAAGCCCGGCGGCTCATGGAGACCGTGAAGCTGCCGGCCGATTTCGTGCAGCGCAAGCCGCGCCAGCTCTCGGGCGGCCAGAAGCAGCGCGTGGCCATCGCGCGGGCCCTGGCGGGCGATCCGGACCTGATGGTCGCCGACGAGCCGGTCTCGGCGCTCGACGTGTCGGTCCAGGCGGCGATCGTCAATCTCCTGATCGAGATCCAGAAATCGCGCGAGGCGACGCTGGTGTTCATCTCGCACGACCTGTCGGTGGTTCGCTACCTGGCCGACCGGGTCGCGGTCATGTATCTCGGCAAGATCGTGGAGTTCGGCAGCGTGGAGGATGTCTTCGCGCCGCCCTATCATCCCTATACCGAGGCGCTGCTCTCCGCCGTGCCGGTACCCGACCCGGACATCAAGCAGACCCGCGTCATCCTCGAAGGCAGCATCCCGTCGCCCACGGACCTGCCCGCCGGCTGCCCTTTCGCCACGCGCTGCCCCCGCAAGGTCGGCGCCATCTGCGACACGACCCCGCCGCCCGAGCAGAAGACCGCATCGGGCCACCGGATCGCCTGCCATATCCCGCTGGACGACCTGACGAAGGTGGCGCCGGTGGTGCGGCGGGTGGCGGAATAG